The DNA region TTTTGTCTCGGATCATATCTGGCAATGACAGTTCCCTTGCGGTTAATAAGGAATTTTTGGAAATTCCATGTAATCTCACCTTTAAAGTTGGTGTCTTCGGTGAGATAGCGATAGAGGGGGTGCTTCTGTTCTCCCAGTACAGTGATTTTACTAAACAACGGAAATTCCAAGGAATACTTTGTATAGCAAAATTCCGCGATTTCCTTGTTGTCTCCAGGTTCCTGTTTGCCAAAGTCATTTGCGGGAAAGGCCAAAATCGTAAATCCCTGGTCACGGTATCGTTCATATAACGTTTGTAGTCCGGCATATTGCGGCGTATTTCCACAAAAGCTTGCCGTATTTACGATCATAATGACTTGTCCCTTGAACTCGCTAAGTGAGCGTGGTTTATTCTCAATATCTTCCATGATGAAGTCGTAAATCTGTGATGGGGTCTTATCCTTTGTGATATCGATTTTTGACGGTTGTTGGTCCGAAGGGCTTACTTGAGGCGGAGGTTCATTGGCAACGGCTTCTCCTAAAGGGGTGGTATAGTCTTGGCCGCATCCGCCAAGAATTGCCAGACCACACAAGCTGGCTAAAAAGGCATAACGCGGAGCGAATGGATTTGGGTTTGGCATGTTGGATCCTCCAAAAATAGACAATCAGTCATTGTTTTACTCCAGTGTAATTCTCAACTTCCGGTCAGAGCAATTGGCCTGGATGAAATGTCAATAGTGTCATCATGTGTTCGGCCATTTTCTAATAAACACGCAGAGGGTTCTAGGGAAAGCTGAAGACATCGGTGCTTGAAGATAGAATCGGAGAATTCATGAACCAACGTTTCTCTATGGTTCAATGCCGTTTTATTATCATATCCTTCTAGTCCTTGAGGCGTAAAAGGAAAAGGACGAAACCTTAGACAATATGCCGTGAAGAGAGGCTATGGAATAGGGTGGAGGCATGCAAGGTGAAGGAAGGAATCTTTCATATCATGAGCCAGGCAAAGCCCAGGCAAGTGTGAAGCCTTTCTGAGGTACGTTGTTTTGTAAGATTCCGTGAAAATTTCCATTAACCTTTAGCCCGAGTGTGAATCTTCAAGCCAAGGAAAGATTTGCTTGAGGATCAGGTCCTTCTTGCCGACCCCACCAAT from Nitrospiraceae bacterium includes:
- a CDS encoding glutathione peroxidase, whose product is MPNPNPFAPRYAFLASLCGLAILGGCGQDYTTPLGEAVANEPPPQVSPSDQQPSKIDITKDKTPSQIYDFIMEDIENKPRSLSEFKGQVIMIVNTASFCGNTPQYAGLQTLYERYRDQGFTILAFPANDFGKQEPGDNKEIAEFCYTKYSLEFPLFSKITVLGEQKHPLYRYLTEDTNFKGEITWNFQKFLINRKGTVIARYDPRQKPLSPEIVNDIENTLQSS